One genomic segment of Dehalogenimonas alkenigignens includes these proteins:
- the pdxT gene encoding pyridoxal 5'-phosphate synthase glutaminase subunit PdxT → MKIGVLAMQGAFAEHVAMLKKIGAEAVEVRRAEQLDGLAGLIIPGGESTTMLKLTDIYRLNEAIKSHDKKGLPIWGTCAGAILLAYEVTNAGPNMPVGLGLMCISIRRNAFGRQVDSFEVKLPVDELGGEPFPAVFIRAPIIESALPPAKVLSRLGNGTIVAVRQDNLLATSFHPELSMDDRFHRYFLRMAEEYLGTHQQTG, encoded by the coding sequence ATGAAGATCGGCGTCCTGGCTATGCAGGGGGCTTTCGCCGAGCATGTCGCCATGCTCAAGAAAATCGGCGCCGAGGCGGTCGAAGTCCGCCGGGCGGAGCAACTCGATGGCCTGGCCGGCCTTATCATCCCCGGTGGGGAGAGCACAACAATGCTTAAACTGACCGACATCTATAGATTAAATGAGGCCATTAAAAGCCACGACAAAAAAGGGCTCCCGATCTGGGGCACCTGCGCCGGGGCGATACTCCTGGCCTATGAAGTGACCAACGCCGGACCAAATATGCCGGTCGGCTTGGGCTTGATGTGCATATCGATCAGGCGCAATGCCTTCGGGCGGCAGGTGGACAGCTTCGAGGTCAAGCTGCCGGTGGATGAGTTGGGTGGCGAACCCTTCCCGGCCGTCTTCATCCGCGCTCCCATCATCGAGAGCGCCTTGCCTCCGGCCAAGGTGCTGTCCCGCCTAGGCAACGGTACCATCGTAGCGGTGCGGCAGGACAACCTACTGGCCACCAGTTTCCACCCGGAATTATCGATGGACGACCGTTTCCACCGCTATTTTCTCCGGATGGCGGAAGAATACCTGGGCACGCATCAACAAACCGGGTAA
- the ligA gene encoding NAD-dependent DNA ligase LigA, whose product MTDLLQAQARAQELRRQIEHHNHLYYVMDAPEISDQEYDALLRELQELENEHPSLVTPDSPTQRVGAEPLKAFGVVKHRRPLLSLGNAFTKQELRDWHKKVAKLLPDEKLSFVCEHKMDGLAIALTYQDGQFIVGATRGDGEKGENVTQNLRTVRSLPLKIRGQAPPAFEVRGEVFLPRSGFEKLNKQREKDGLPLFANPRNAAAGSVRQLDPKVTANRPLDIFIYMLGWVQGTEMPETHWETLELMKVWGFKENPYNRKCRSLDEVEKYYDEWHEKRDTLPYEADGIVVKLDSLDQQQRLGSVGREPRWAIAFKFPAHQATTQLKDIGISVGRTGTLNPYAILEPVYIGGVVIRQATLHNEDDIRRKDIRLGDSVVIQRAGDVIPQVVGPVMEKRKGNPPVFSIEEKLRGPDGKARCPVEGCGAEIYRPEGEAMYYCPNSACPAQLQESLEHFTSKPGMDIRGVGEKLSTAFLSEGLIKNVADLYDIEADQLAKREGMGEKSAANIIAAIEKSKRRPLPNVIFALGIRHIGEENAALLAREFGSLHALAEAKREQLDVIPGIGGKIVESIMAYFSNAQNRNIIERLVKILDTPAIPSAKKAGPLSGEEFVVTGTLCSMSRDQASEKIRAAGGTTKPNLTKNTRYLVVGEDAGSKLDKARAAGIETITEEQLLKILNPPSSGQPRLFQ is encoded by the coding sequence ATGACAGATCTTCTTCAGGCTCAGGCCCGGGCGCAGGAACTCCGCCGCCAGATAGAGCATCACAACCACCTTTACTATGTCATGGACGCTCCGGAGATCTCCGACCAGGAGTATGACGCGCTCCTGCGGGAACTCCAGGAACTGGAGAATGAGCACCCGTCGCTGGTCACCCCGGACTCTCCAACCCAGCGCGTCGGCGCCGAACCGCTGAAAGCCTTCGGAGTGGTCAAGCACCGCCGTCCGCTGCTTTCGCTGGGCAACGCCTTCACCAAACAGGAACTTCGAGACTGGCACAAGAAGGTCGCCAAATTGTTACCCGACGAGAAACTGTCTTTCGTCTGCGAGCACAAAATGGACGGCCTGGCCATCGCCCTGACCTATCAAGACGGCCAGTTCATCGTCGGCGCCACCCGCGGCGACGGCGAAAAGGGCGAAAACGTTACCCAGAATCTGCGCACCGTCCGCAGCCTGCCGCTCAAGATTCGCGGCCAGGCTCCGCCAGCCTTCGAAGTCCGCGGCGAGGTCTTCCTGCCCAGGTCCGGCTTCGAGAAACTGAACAAGCAGAGGGAAAAAGACGGCCTGCCGCTTTTCGCCAATCCCAGGAACGCCGCCGCCGGTTCAGTGCGCCAACTTGACCCTAAAGTCACCGCTAATCGGCCGCTGGATATCTTTATCTACATGCTGGGCTGGGTACAAGGTACAGAAATGCCTGAGACCCACTGGGAAACCCTGGAACTGATGAAAGTTTGGGGGTTTAAAGAGAACCCGTACAACCGGAAATGCCGTAGCCTGGACGAGGTTGAAAAGTATTACGACGAATGGCATGAAAAACGCGATACCCTGCCTTACGAAGCTGATGGCATCGTGGTGAAACTGGATTCACTTGATCAGCAGCAGCGGCTGGGGTCTGTCGGCCGCGAACCGCGTTGGGCTATCGCGTTCAAGTTTCCCGCCCACCAGGCAACGACGCAACTCAAAGACATCGGCATCTCCGTCGGCCGTACCGGCACGCTCAACCCCTACGCTATCCTTGAGCCTGTCTACATCGGCGGTGTGGTTATACGGCAGGCCACCCTCCACAACGAGGACGACATCCGCCGCAAAGACATCCGCCTCGGCGACAGCGTCGTCATCCAGCGCGCCGGCGATGTCATCCCACAGGTGGTTGGCCCGGTCATGGAAAAACGGAAGGGCAACCCCCCGGTTTTCAGTATTGAAGAAAAGCTCAGGGGTCCTGATGGAAAAGCCCGCTGCCCGGTCGAGGGCTGCGGCGCCGAGATCTACCGCCCGGAGGGCGAGGCGATGTATTACTGCCCCAACTCAGCCTGCCCCGCCCAATTGCAGGAAAGCCTAGAGCACTTCACCTCAAAGCCTGGGATGGACATCCGCGGCGTCGGCGAAAAACTGTCCACCGCCTTCTTGTCGGAAGGCCTGATTAAAAACGTCGCCGATCTCTATGATATCGAAGCTGACCAGCTGGCCAAGCGTGAAGGCATGGGCGAGAAGAGCGCCGCCAACATCATTGCTGCCATCGAGAAATCGAAGCGCCGGCCACTGCCCAACGTAATCTTTGCCCTTGGCATTCGCCACATCGGCGAGGAGAACGCCGCTTTGCTGGCGCGGGAGTTCGGCAGCCTGCACGCTTTGGCCGAAGCCAAAAGGGAGCAACTCGATGTTATCCCCGGCATCGGCGGCAAGATTGTCGAAAGTATCATGGCTTATTTTAGTAACGCTCAAAACCGGAACATCATCGAGCGGTTGGTAAAAATCCTGGACACTCCAGCGATACCATCGGCGAAAAAAGCCGGGCCGCTTTCTGGCGAGGAATTCGTCGTTACCGGCACCCTCTGCTCTATGAGTCGGGACCAGGCCTCGGAAAAGATCAGGGCTGCCGGCGGCACAACCAAGCCGAACCTGACCAAGAACACCCGCTACCTGGTGGTGGGCGAGGATGCCGGTTCTAAGTTGGATAAAGCCAGGGCGGCGGGCATCGAGACCATCACCGAAGAGCAATTGCTCAAGATACTGAATCCGCCGTCCAGCGGACAACCGAGGTTGTTTCAATGA
- a CDS encoding TIGR00725 family protein produces the protein MKAKYFISVIGGSKASAADLRIAEEVGGELARAGAAVVCGGLGGVMEAACKGAADAGGLTIGILPGEHRESANPYVQIPIVTGLGFTRNSIVAKSGQAVIAIGGSYGTLSEIAYARISGLPVIGIDTWKMSRRSEEADFILRVDNAREAVRLAIARIEEKAE, from the coding sequence ATGAAAGCTAAATACTTCATCTCTGTCATCGGCGGGTCGAAAGCCTCGGCCGCCGACCTGAGAATCGCCGAGGAAGTCGGCGGCGAACTTGCCAGAGCCGGCGCGGCGGTGGTCTGCGGCGGTCTGGGCGGGGTCATGGAGGCAGCCTGCAAGGGCGCGGCGGATGCCGGCGGGCTGACTATCGGCATTTTGCCGGGCGAACACCGGGAGTCGGCCAACCCATACGTCCAGATACCCATCGTGACTGGACTCGGTTTTACCCGTAATTCTATCGTCGCCAAAAGCGGCCAGGCGGTAATCGCCATCGGCGGCAGCTACGGCACGCTGTCGGAGATCGCCTATGCCCGGATCTCCGGACTGCCGGTCATCGGCATCGACACCTGGAAGATGTCACGGCGTAGTGAGGAAGCGGATTTCATCTTGAGAGTCGACAATGCCAGAGAGGCGGTGCGGCTGGCTATCGCCAGGATCGAGGAAAAGGCGGAATGA
- a CDS encoding sensor histidine kinase: protein MPTRSRLLRLCSLILIVAGCLLLFSAGPAVPTAATTGLPSAAAGAVSSQPSDDPGIELPPLPANWWVNFVAAAIGVLIAYGVYYLRLRAVARQKALLENEVALRTAELKLLNEELDREIHRRADFNRALVHELKTPLTAMLASAELFVDDLAGDPRQELAKNIHRAAQNLDRRTDELLDVAKGEVGMLTVAPSPGDARPLLIGMADNLKAAAARKHQSLIVDVAADLPKVRLDEDRLRQVLYNYLTNAVKYTPKGGEITLKAYAVPGELRVEVKDSGPGISSEAQKRLFEPYYRVPQSGGEKLSGLGLGLALSKMIIELHGGRVWVESEPGHGATFGLALPAAADRGSV from the coding sequence ATGCCGACCCGCAGCAGGCTCCTCCGCTTATGTTCCCTTATTTTAATCGTTGCCGGCTGCCTGCTGTTATTTTCAGCAGGCCCGGCGGTTCCAACGGCAGCAACAACCGGTTTGCCCTCCGCCGCTGCCGGGGCGGTATCGTCGCAGCCTTCAGACGACCCCGGCATCGAACTGCCGCCGCTGCCTGCCAACTGGTGGGTCAATTTTGTTGCCGCCGCCATCGGCGTTCTGATCGCCTATGGTGTTTACTACCTGCGGCTGCGGGCGGTGGCGCGCCAGAAAGCCCTGCTGGAGAACGAGGTGGCGCTGCGTACCGCTGAACTTAAACTGTTGAATGAAGAACTCGACCGCGAGATCCACCGCCGCGCCGATTTCAACCGCGCCCTGGTGCACGAGCTCAAAACACCTCTCACCGCGATGCTGGCTTCGGCCGAATTGTTCGTTGATGATCTGGCAGGGGATCCGCGCCAGGAATTGGCTAAAAATATCCATCGCGCCGCCCAGAACCTTGACCGGCGCACCGATGAGCTTCTGGATGTAGCCAAGGGCGAGGTGGGCATGCTCACCGTCGCGCCGTCGCCGGGCGACGCCAGGCCGCTTTTAATCGGGATGGCCGACAACCTCAAAGCGGCGGCGGCCCGCAAACACCAATCACTGATCGTTGACGTGGCGGCCGACTTGCCTAAGGTGAGGCTCGATGAGGACCGGCTGCGTCAGGTGCTTTATAATTACCTCACCAACGCAGTAAAATATACGCCAAAAGGCGGCGAGATCACACTCAAGGCATACGCCGTTCCGGGCGAACTGCGGGTTGAGGTCAAAGATTCCGGACCGGGCATCAGCAGCGAAGCGCAGAAGAGACTTTTTGAGCCGTACTACCGGGTGCCCCAAAGCGGCGGCGAAAAGCTCTCCGGGCTCGGCCTGGGACTGGCGCTGTCAAAGATGATCATCGAACTTCACGGCGGCCGCGTTTGGGTTGAGAGCGAACCGGGACATGGCGCGACCTTCGGCCTGGCGCTGCCGGCGGCCGCAGATAGAGGAAGTGTATGA
- a CDS encoding DUF1015 domain-containing protein, with translation MADIRPFQAIRYNTATEDMAAVICPPYDVISPKQELELLAASPNNYIRIEYSKTLASDDDNCNRYTRAHACLLEWLRADILIQDGKTAYYLHEHSFTHGGDTFVRRGLFARVRLEEWDKMIVRPHERTLSGPKRDRIKLIATLEANTSPVFGLYQDPGRYIGSLLDQVAGWPAALDFSGEPGESHRLWVIDDSEAVAALERAFAEMPVYIADGHHRYESALTYRNERYALDPNIPRDAALNFVMMSLTDMADPGLLILPTHRLIKGLRKHQLFILPERLGEFFNVEHLSLSGDACRQIETLMAEDSSRFFIYGLNGEGLLSLTVKDKAKIEGLMPSGHTATYRGMDVSVVDHVVLEDILGMNAMDEDRIAYDHDRDSTTSRVDSGEFQFAFILKPVRPETIQAISDARDRMPRKSTYFYPKIPSGIVMYRLRD, from the coding sequence ATGGCCGATATTCGTCCTTTCCAAGCCATCCGCTATAACACCGCCACCGAAGACATGGCGGCGGTCATCTGCCCGCCTTACGATGTCATCAGCCCGAAACAAGAACTTGAGTTGCTGGCAGCCAGTCCGAACAATTACATCCGCATCGAGTACTCCAAGACCTTGGCTAGCGACGATGACAACTGCAACCGCTACACCCGGGCCCACGCCTGCCTGCTTGAATGGCTGCGCGCCGATATCCTGATTCAAGATGGCAAGACGGCGTATTACCTGCATGAGCACAGTTTCACTCACGGCGGCGACACCTTCGTCCGCCGCGGCCTGTTCGCCAGGGTCCGCCTCGAAGAGTGGGATAAGATGATCGTCCGGCCGCACGAGCGGACTCTGTCCGGACCGAAGCGCGACCGCATCAAGCTGATCGCTACCCTTGAGGCCAACACCAGCCCGGTCTTCGGCCTGTACCAGGACCCGGGACGTTACATTGGCTCGTTGCTGGACCAGGTCGCCGGTTGGCCGGCGGCGCTGGACTTTAGCGGCGAGCCCGGCGAGTCCCACCGGCTGTGGGTCATCGACGACTCCGAGGCTGTCGCCGCCTTGGAGCGAGCCTTCGCCGAAATGCCCGTCTATATCGCCGACGGTCACCACCGCTACGAGAGCGCCCTGACCTACCGCAACGAGCGTTACGCCCTGGATCCCAACATCCCCCGCGATGCGGCGCTCAACTTCGTCATGATGTCCCTGACCGACATGGCCGATCCCGGCCTGCTAATTCTGCCGACACACCGCCTGATCAAAGGGCTGCGCAAGCACCAATTGTTCATTCTGCCTGAACGGCTCGGGGAGTTTTTTAATGTCGAGCATTTGTCGCTTTCAGGAGACGCCTGTCGGCAGATCGAAACACTGATGGCCGAGGACAGCTCAAGGTTTTTCATCTACGGTTTGAACGGGGAGGGGTTGTTGAGCCTGACGGTAAAAGACAAGGCGAAGATCGAAGGCTTGATGCCTTCCGGCCATACGGCCACTTACCGCGGCATGGATGTCAGCGTCGTCGACCACGTGGTGCTGGAAGATATCTTGGGTATGAACGCTATGGACGAGGATCGCATCGCCTACGACCACGACCGAGACTCCACAACATCCCGTGTTGATTCCGGCGAGTTCCAGTTCGCCTTTATCCTGAAGCCGGTGCGCCCGGAGACGATCCAGGCAATCTCGGACGCCCGCGACCGCATGCCCCGCAAGAGCACCTACTTCTATCCCAAGATACCGTCCGGCATCGTCATGTACCGCCTGCGTGATTAG
- a CDS encoding META domain-containing protein: MKKNAAILAAGLVLIIFLVSASACADRYPPGAEVPLKGTIWVLEEFGDPGKLNSPISGTRITIRFDPDGKQVGGSSGCNTYGGGYVLSGQHGLDVKDIIQTEIACGGGINAQEAAYFNILIAVTSFDLEHRRLTLSGPRGILVFEP, translated from the coding sequence ATGAAGAAAAATGCCGCTATTCTTGCCGCCGGGCTAGTGCTCATCATTTTTCTTGTTTCGGCTTCGGCGTGCGCTGACCGCTATCCCCCCGGAGCTGAAGTGCCCCTGAAGGGCACCATCTGGGTGCTGGAGGAATTCGGCGATCCCGGGAAATTAAACTCGCCGATTAGCGGGACCAGGATTACCATCAGGTTCGATCCCGATGGTAAACAAGTCGGGGGCTCGAGCGGCTGCAACACTTACGGCGGCGGCTATGTACTTTCGGGGCAACATGGTCTGGATGTGAAGGACATTATCCAGACGGAGATCGCTTGCGGCGGCGGCATCAACGCCCAGGAGGCCGCGTATTTCAACATTCTGATCGCGGTGACCTCGTTCGACCTGGAACACCGCCGATTGACACTCTCGGGTCCCCGGGGAATCCTCGTCTTTGAGCCTTAA
- the gap gene encoding type I glyceraldehyde-3-phosphate dehydrogenase → MVTRIGINGFGRIGRLTFRAMKKYHANELEVVAINDLADTATNAHLLKHDTSYGAYPGTVEAGEGIITVDGKTVRAFSEKEPNRIPWSDYGVDIVIESTGRFSDRAKAALHLEGGAKKVIISTTSANADLTVVMGVNEKAYKPADHAVISNASCTTNCVTPMVKVINDKFGIEKALINTVHAYTNDQSLLDIYHKDLRRARAAALNIIPTTTGAAKAVAQVIPELKGLIHGISLRVPVGSVSIADLTAIVKRNVTAEEVNAALEEAAGGGLKGVLTFCKEELVSSDFKGDPASCIIDAPCTMVMAGNMVKVLGWYDNEWGYSTRLGDLAAFMGRIGLG, encoded by the coding sequence ATGGTAACCCGCATCGGCATCAACGGTTTCGGGCGCATCGGCCGGCTGACTTTCCGCGCCATGAAGAAGTATCACGCCAATGAACTCGAGGTGGTGGCCATCAACGACCTGGCCGACACCGCCACCAACGCCCACCTGTTGAAACATGATACCAGCTACGGCGCCTATCCCGGCACTGTCGAGGCGGGGGAAGGAATCATTACCGTCGACGGCAAGACGGTGCGTGCCTTCTCCGAAAAGGAACCCAACAGGATCCCCTGGAGCGACTACGGCGTCGATATCGTCATCGAGTCCACCGGCCGATTCTCCGACCGGGCCAAGGCGGCGCTGCACCTGGAAGGCGGCGCCAAAAAAGTCATCATCTCCACCACCTCGGCCAACGCCGACCTGACCGTGGTCATGGGCGTTAACGAGAAGGCCTACAAGCCGGCTGATCACGCGGTCATCTCCAACGCCTCCTGCACCACCAACTGTGTGACCCCGATGGTCAAGGTCATTAACGACAAGTTCGGCATCGAGAAAGCGCTGATCAACACGGTTCATGCTTACACCAACGATCAGAGCCTGCTGGACATTTACCACAAGGATCTGCGCCGCGCCCGCGCCGCGGCGCTGAACATTATCCCCACCACCACCGGCGCCGCCAAGGCGGTCGCCCAGGTTATCCCGGAATTGAAGGGGTTGATCCACGGCATCTCGCTGCGGGTCCCGGTGGGCAGCGTTTCCATCGCCGACCTGACAGCGATTGTAAAGCGGAACGTCACCGCCGAGGAGGTCAACGCGGCGCTGGAAGAAGCCGCCGGCGGCGGGCTCAAAGGCGTCCTGACCTTCTGCAAAGAAGAACTGGTCAGCTCCGACTTCAAGGGAGACCCGGCATCCTGCATCATCGACGCGCCGTGCACCATGGTCATGGCCGGCAATATGGTCAAGGTGCTGGGCTGGTACGATAACGAGTGGGGCTACTCCACCCGGCTCGGCGACCTGGCCGCCTTCATGGGCCGTATCGGCCTGGGATAG
- the pth gene encoding aminoacyl-tRNA hydrolase, translating to MKLVVGLGNPGREYSGTRHNIGFAVLGEVARKNGINFDKRCCHSRTGEGRIVGQEVALAKPQTYMNLSGDAVASLMRRYRVKLSDLLIVHDDLDLPLGKIRLRANGSAGGHNGLKSIIASIGSMDFARLKVGIGRPESPGVERRDVVDHVLTNFGGEERKIADDAIGKAAEAIEMVVEQGLEAAMNRFNGVETRPVIE from the coding sequence ATGAAGCTTGTTGTCGGTCTGGGCAACCCGGGCCGAGAGTATTCCGGAACTCGACATAATATCGGCTTTGCCGTTTTGGGTGAAGTAGCCCGGAAAAACGGCATCAACTTTGATAAGCGCTGCTGCCATTCCCGAACTGGCGAAGGCCGCATCGTCGGACAGGAAGTCGCGTTGGCTAAGCCCCAGACCTACATGAACCTCTCCGGCGATGCCGTGGCCTCTTTGATGCGCCGCTACAGGGTAAAACTGTCCGACCTCCTGATCGTGCACGACGACCTGGACCTACCACTCGGTAAGATCCGCCTGCGGGCCAATGGCAGCGCCGGCGGGCACAATGGCCTCAAGTCCATTATCGCCTCAATCGGCTCAATGGATTTCGCCCGGTTGAAAGTCGGCATCGGGCGGCCGGAGTCTCCCGGCGTCGAACGGCGCGACGTCGTCGACCACGTACTGACCAATTTCGGAGGCGAGGAACGGAAAATCGCCGACGACGCAATCGGCAAAGCCGCCGAGGCCATCGAAATGGTGGTTGAGCAGGGGCTGGAGGCCGCCATGAATCGTTTCAACGGGGTTGAAACGCGCCCGGTTATCGAGTAA
- a CDS encoding 2-hydroxyacyl-CoA dehydratase family protein, with protein MKRIGITTTVPVEVILAAGAVPADLNNLFVSDADPPSLIAVAEKAGFPLNTCAWIKGIYGAAIRCGIEEVICVTGGDCSNTLMLMEVLRHQGIKTIPFAYPAAPETGRMSRAIRELAAELGTTAAEAEAVRMGLVPVRKLASEIDRLTWQENTVSGSENHYWLVSASDFNQDTERYFIDLRTSVELARNRPAFPSDEIRLGFAGVPPVYAAELYPFLEKCGGRVVFNEIQRQFSMPYQVKSLTEQYRRYTYPYATEHRIADIGKAVKERRLDGIIHYVQSFCHRAIGDIILRSKLDIPILTVEGNADFGLSQHLKTRLEAFMDMLRFKKSG; from the coding sequence GTGAAACGCATCGGCATCACCACCACCGTACCTGTCGAGGTCATTCTGGCGGCTGGCGCCGTCCCCGCGGATCTCAACAACCTCTTCGTCAGCGATGCCGACCCGCCGTCACTCATCGCCGTGGCCGAGAAAGCCGGATTTCCGCTCAATACCTGCGCCTGGATCAAGGGTATTTACGGCGCGGCTATCCGCTGTGGTATCGAAGAGGTCATCTGCGTCACCGGCGGCGACTGCTCCAATACGCTGATGCTGATGGAGGTGCTTCGGCACCAGGGCATTAAGACTATCCCCTTCGCCTACCCGGCGGCGCCGGAAACTGGCCGGATGTCCCGGGCTATCAGGGAGTTGGCCGCGGAACTGGGAACAACAGCCGCTGAAGCCGAGGCTGTCAGAATGGGCTTGGTGCCGGTGAGGAAGCTAGCCTCCGAAATCGACCGGCTGACCTGGCAGGAGAATACAGTCTCCGGGAGCGAGAACCATTACTGGCTGGTTTCAGCATCAGATTTCAATCAGGATACGGAGCGTTATTTCATTGATCTGAGAACGTCCGTGGAATTGGCCCGGAACCGCCCGGCCTTTCCTTCAGACGAGATCCGCCTGGGTTTCGCCGGCGTGCCGCCGGTCTACGCCGCCGAGTTGTACCCGTTTCTGGAAAAATGCGGCGGCCGGGTGGTTTTCAACGAGATCCAGCGGCAGTTTTCGATGCCGTACCAGGTTAAAAGCCTGACCGAACAATACCGCCGCTACACCTACCCTTACGCCACGGAACACCGGATTGCCGACATCGGCAAGGCGGTGAAGGAGCGGCGGCTGGACGGGATTATTCATTACGTGCAATCGTTTTGCCACCGCGCCATCGGTGATATAATACTGCGGTCGAAACTGGATATCCCGATTTTAACCGTCGAGGGCAACGCCGATTTCGGTCTTTCCCAACATCTTAAGACAAGACTTGAAGCTTTTATGGATATGCTCAGATTCAAAAAATCCGGATGA
- the eno gene encoding phosphopyruvate hydratase: MPVIRSIKGHEILDSRGNPTAAATVTLDDGTTGWAAVPSGASTGTHEAVELRDEDPRRYGGKGVLKAVRNIESEIAAAAAGKDAADQKALDEAMIALDGTQNKSRLGANAILAVSLAAARAAANSQGVSLFRYLNPAGPYSLPVPLLNILNGGRHAANSTDFQEFMIAPVGAPTFSDALRMGVEIYHSLKSLLKKLGYGTNVGDEGGFAPSLRSNAEAIEVIIKAIEKAGYAPGRECAIALDSAASELYREGRYVLERENRALSSAELIEFYAKWAADYPIISIEDALFEDDWEGWKALTARIGHKVQLVGDDLYVTNIKRLKRGLAEKSSNSILIKLNQIGSLTETIATIEMAHRAGWTTIVSHRSGETEDTTIADLSVALATGQIKTGAPCRSERTCKYNRLLAIEAELGAEARYTGAAAFRIS, from the coding sequence ATGCCGGTTATCAGGAGCATCAAGGGACACGAGATATTGGACTCCCGCGGCAATCCGACGGCGGCGGCCACGGTGACCCTCGACGACGGAACCACGGGCTGGGCGGCGGTGCCTTCCGGCGCCAGTACCGGGACTCATGAAGCGGTCGAACTGCGGGACGAAGACCCCCGCCGCTACGGCGGCAAGGGCGTTCTCAAGGCGGTGCGCAATATCGAGTCCGAGATAGCCGCAGCCGCGGCCGGCAAAGACGCCGCCGACCAGAAAGCTCTCGATGAGGCGATGATCGCGCTTGACGGTACCCAGAATAAGAGCCGCCTGGGAGCCAACGCCATACTGGCGGTATCGCTAGCGGCGGCCAGGGCGGCAGCCAACTCCCAGGGCGTTTCTCTCTTCAGATACCTCAATCCGGCCGGTCCTTACAGCCTGCCGGTGCCGCTGCTAAACATTTTAAACGGCGGCCGGCATGCCGCTAACTCGACCGACTTCCAGGAGTTTATGATCGCCCCGGTGGGCGCGCCAACCTTCTCTGATGCCCTGCGCATGGGCGTCGAGATTTACCACTCCCTGAAGAGTTTGCTCAAGAAACTGGGTTACGGCACCAATGTCGGGGACGAAGGCGGCTTTGCCCCTTCGCTCCGATCCAACGCCGAGGCTATCGAGGTCATCATCAAGGCTATCGAGAAGGCGGGCTACGCCCCAGGCCGGGAGTGCGCCATTGCCCTCGATTCAGCGGCCTCCGAACTGTACCGCGAGGGCCGTTACGTCCTCGAACGAGAGAACAGGGCGCTTTCCAGCGCCGAACTTATCGAATTTTACGCCAAATGGGCAGCCGACTATCCGATTATCAGCATCGAGGACGCCTTGTTCGAAGACGATTGGGAAGGCTGGAAGGCTTTGACCGCGAGGATCGGCCATAAAGTCCAGCTTGTCGGCGACGATCTTTATGTCACCAACATCAAGAGGCTTAAGCGCGGCCTAGCCGAGAAGTCATCGAACTCGATTTTAATCAAGCTGAACCAGATCGGCAGCCTGACCGAGACCATCGCCACCATCGAGATGGCCCACCGGGCGGGCTGGACGACCATAGTCAGCCACCGTTCGGGCGAGACCGAGGACACCACCATCGCCGACCTTTCGGTAGCCCTGGCGACAGGCCAGATCAAGACTGGCGCACCCTGCCGCAGCGAGCGGACCTGCAAGTACAACCGGCTGCTGGCTATTGAGGCGGAACTTGGAGCCGAAGCGCGGTACACCGGAGCGGCGGCGTTCAGAATCAGTTAA
- a CDS encoding nitroreductase family protein codes for MEFAEVISSRYSVRSYRPDPVPDDQLRKVLEAARLAPTAANRQPFKVLIIHTEGRAAELQGIYPSEWFTQAPVLLCVCALPERGWERHDGKNYAEVDAAIVMDHIILAATSLGLGTCWVAAFDVPTARKVLRIPDEWQPIAFTPLGYAHSQLRPKTRRPLSELVVYDRPPR; via the coding sequence ATGGAGTTCGCCGAGGTTATTTCCAGCCGTTACAGCGTCAGGTCATACCGCCCGGACCCTGTGCCCGATGACCAGCTGCGAAAAGTACTTGAAGCCGCCCGGCTGGCGCCGACCGCCGCCAACCGGCAGCCATTTAAAGTTCTGATTATCCATACTGAAGGCCGGGCAGCTGAACTCCAGGGCATTTACCCCAGCGAATGGTTCACTCAGGCGCCGGTTCTCCTGTGCGTCTGCGCGCTGCCTGAGCGGGGTTGGGAACGCCACGACGGCAAGAATTATGCCGAGGTCGATGCTGCCATCGTCATGGACCACATTATCCTGGCGGCCACCAGTCTCGGCCTGGGCACCTGTTGGGTGGCGGCCTTTGATGTACCCACTGCCCGAAAAGTCTTGCGCATACCTGATGAATGGCAGCCCATCGCCTTCACGCCGCTGGGGTATGCCCACAGCCAGCTGCGGCCTAAAACCCGCCGCCCCCTGTCCGAACTGGTCGTCTACGACCGCCCGCCGCGGTAA